In one Alphaproteobacteria bacterium genomic region, the following are encoded:
- the mltG gene encoding endolytic transglycosylase MltG, with protein sequence MRRIILSFLFFLGIGALGWVFLIWGPGGVLSFGPHAQDVTVIVEKGNTLSTTAQILKKDGVLVHPWVFMSAVLISGNRGALKAGEYIIPAQARPIDIVHILASGKVVVHQVTIPEGMTVHQIMDVIKGIPNMSGKIIRIPEEGALLPETYSYVRGDSREKIMSQMRRAMKQTLERVWKARKEDSPLKTPEELLVLASMVEKETGIAKERPLVAAVFLNRLKKGMKLQSDPTAIYGLTLGEKPLGRLPTLNDMKHVSAYNTYVIPGLPPKAIACPGLKSLQAVMNPAPTNDYYFVADGTGGHAFSPTYSTHIQNVKEWRKTQNKG encoded by the coding sequence ATGCGTCGAATAATACTCAGTTTTTTGTTCTTTTTGGGCATTGGAGCCCTGGGGTGGGTATTCCTTATCTGGGGACCCGGAGGCGTCCTTTCGTTTGGCCCCCATGCCCAAGATGTTACGGTCATTGTTGAAAAAGGGAATACCTTATCCACAACGGCTCAAATCCTCAAAAAGGATGGGGTTTTGGTACATCCTTGGGTTTTTATGTCTGCTGTCCTTATCTCTGGAAATCGTGGCGCCTTAAAAGCAGGGGAGTATATCATTCCGGCCCAAGCGCGTCCGATTGATATCGTACATATCCTGGCAAGCGGTAAAGTTGTTGTGCACCAGGTCACCATACCTGAGGGGATGACCGTACATCAAATTATGGATGTGATCAAAGGAATTCCGAATATGAGCGGGAAGATCATTCGGATCCCTGAGGAGGGGGCCCTGTTACCGGAAACCTATAGCTACGTGCGGGGTGATTCTCGGGAGAAAATCATGTCTCAAATGCGTCGGGCAATGAAACAAACTTTAGAAAGAGTCTGGAAGGCCCGAAAAGAAGATTCTCCCCTTAAGACACCTGAGGAGCTTTTGGTCTTGGCTTCCATGGTTGAAAAAGAAACGGGCATAGCAAAAGAACGGCCCCTTGTTGCCGCCGTATTTCTTAATCGCCTCAAGAAAGGAATGAAGCTGCAGTCGGATCCGACGGCGATCTATGGCCTCACCCTTGGAGAAAAGCCATTGGGGCGTCTTCCGACGCTAAACGATATGAAGCATGTGTCTGCTTATAACACCTATGTCATACCAGGTTTGCCGCCAAAAGCAATCGCATGCCCGGGCCTCAAATCTCTACAAGCAGTTATGAATCCAGCGCCTACGAATGATTATTACTTTGTTGCGGATGGCACGGGTGGTCATGCATTTTCGCCGACCTACAGTACCCATATCCAAAATGTGAAAGAGTGGAGAAAGACTCAAAATAAAGGGTAA
- a CDS encoding undecaprenyl/decaprenyl-phosphate alpha-N-acetylglucosaminyl 1-phosphate transferase has translation MSFYLTHPYLISFLFTFVLSHLITRAMILINISDVPKSRSAHDMPTPRAGGVAVVVSFFGGASLLFYLYPPSHGFSWDVLGLVAGASLIGAGVSFLDDIGHVPYRLRLLVQACIAMALVAAGLKIHCPALEGLLILPFVEFFLTLLFIIFVTNAANFVDGLNGLLSGSVLLALPFMLATTILMPSSFSSDYWTYLICVVLFGAILGFYLYNFPKGRIFLGDVGSVFIGLMVGIIALMGQKSHPEQPTWLFINARLFLLIYPLGFIWFDPVFTVIRRLSLGRSMFEPNRDFLLHLLNRSGYTHSQVSGLYYLSVVLLGSMALITPMGYMPFLGLVFGYVLLQSLFVIWVFSQARRSGVTV, from the coding sequence ATGTCATTCTATTTAACACATCCCTATCTGATTTCTTTTCTCTTTACCTTTGTGCTGTCTCATTTGATCACAAGAGCGATGATTCTTATCAACATTTCTGACGTGCCTAAGAGTCGCTCAGCGCACGATATGCCTACGCCTCGAGCAGGAGGTGTCGCTGTAGTGGTGAGCTTTTTTGGAGGCGCAAGTCTGCTCTTTTATCTTTACCCTCCGTCTCATGGTTTCTCATGGGATGTTTTGGGGCTTGTGGCCGGGGCGAGTCTCATAGGGGCAGGGGTGAGTTTTCTAGATGACATCGGTCATGTACCTTACCGCTTGAGGCTTTTGGTCCAGGCCTGCATTGCGATGGCTTTAGTGGCAGCCGGGCTCAAAATTCATTGCCCTGCTTTGGAAGGGCTTCTCATTCTTCCCTTTGTTGAATTCTTTCTGACTCTTCTTTTCATTATCTTTGTGACGAATGCTGCAAATTTTGTGGATGGACTCAATGGCTTGTTATCGGGTTCCGTCTTACTGGCATTGCCATTTATGTTAGCTACGACAATTCTGATGCCAAGTTCCTTTAGCAGTGATTATTGGACATACCTTATTTGTGTTGTCCTGTTTGGGGCTATTCTGGGGTTTTATCTCTATAACTTTCCGAAAGGCCGGATATTTTTAGGTGATGTTGGAAGTGTCTTTATTGGGCTTATGGTTGGCATTATCGCCTTGATGGGCCAGAAAAGCCATCCGGAGCAGCCGACATGGCTATTTATAAATGCCCGATTATTTCTTCTCATCTACCCGTTGGGATTTATATGGTTTGATCCGGTCTTCACTGTGATTCGGCGCCTTTCATTAGGTCGTTCTATGTTTGAGCCAAATCGGGACTTTCTCCTCCATCTTTTGAACAGGTCTGGTTACACTCATAGTCAAGTCAGTGGCTTATATTATTTAAGTGTTGTGTTGCTTGGGTCAATGGCATTGATAACGCCGATGGGAT
- a CDS encoding Ppx/GppA family phosphatase, with the protein MPTVQPGPVIAAIDLGTTSCRLLVARPEGTSFRVVDSFSRVVRLGEGIQANNLLQPAAITRTLEALRICRDKISKNHVTKIRAVTTEACRRAENSADLLQKARTELGINIEVITPLEEARLALSGCAAILDPTIPYAVAFDIGGGSTEIIWLRLLPSPKNRRSTIPIVEVIDCASLPFGVVTLSEIYGTRFTDFGIYDDLRQKVAGEVARFSEKNNIISHIQNAEVQMAGTSGTVTTIGALHLKLPKYDRRFIDGLFLDLKDIHTVSAGLLAMTHLERAQSSCIGPGRADLVLMGTAILEGICDVWTLPRLRVADRGVREGILMDLLEEL; encoded by the coding sequence ATGCCCACGGTCCAGCCTGGGCCGGTGATTGCGGCTATTGATCTTGGTACCACGTCTTGTCGCTTGCTGGTCGCTCGACCTGAAGGAACGAGCTTTCGGGTTGTCGACTCATTTTCGCGTGTCGTTCGCCTTGGAGAAGGGATTCAGGCGAACAATCTCTTGCAACCTGCCGCCATCACGCGGACGCTCGAAGCCTTAAGGATATGCCGAGACAAAATATCCAAAAATCATGTGACCAAGATCCGTGCCGTGACAACTGAAGCATGCCGACGGGCGGAAAATAGCGCTGATTTATTGCAGAAAGCGCGCACAGAGCTTGGGATCAATATAGAGGTTATTACCCCTCTTGAAGAAGCTCGATTAGCCTTGTCTGGCTGTGCCGCCATTCTTGACCCCACCATCCCTTACGCAGTTGCCTTTGATATTGGGGGCGGTAGTACGGAAATTATCTGGTTAAGATTATTACCCTCACCAAAAAACAGGCGCTCCACAATTCCTATTGTCGAAGTCATAGACTGTGCTTCCCTACCCTTTGGCGTTGTGACTTTGAGTGAAATTTATGGAACACGCTTCACTGACTTTGGGATATACGATGATTTACGCCAAAAGGTCGCCGGGGAGGTAGCCCGTTTTTCTGAAAAGAATAATATTATCAGCCACATCCAAAATGCCGAAGTTCAAATGGCGGGAACCTCAGGTACAGTCACTACCATCGGCGCTCTTCATTTAAAATTACCAAAGTATGATCGACGATTTATTGATGGGCTCTTTCTTGATTTAAAAGACATTCATACGGTGAGTGCGGGCCTTTTGGCCATGACCCATCTCGAGCGTGCCCAAAGTTCTTGCATTGGCCCCGGACGTGCAGACCTCGTCTTGATGGGAACGGCAATTTTAGAGGGAATCTGTGATGTCTGGACTTTGCCGCGCTTACGTGTAGCGGATCGCGGTGTACGCGAAGGTATATTAATGGACTTGTTAGAGGAGCTATAG
- a CDS encoding RNA pseudouridine synthase: MNPEEIIKRILYRDALILVLDKPSGIAVHTANGGLHNLERYFPALQFGLPNPPTLGHRLDRGTSGCLILARHKEAARRLGVLFAENRIKKSYWAVVSGRFSEDEGRIDLPLSKQSSSRKHWWMKVDQENGVSAITDYRVLGRGDGLTWLELTPQTGRTHQLRVHCAALGHPILGDYIYGPDQEGIPKDGLHLHARSLEIPLYPKKAPIPVAAMPPLQMQEALAACGYASEA, translated from the coding sequence ATGAACCCTGAAGAAATCATCAAACGCATTTTATATCGAGACGCCCTTATTCTGGTTTTGGATAAACCGTCCGGTATTGCTGTACATACTGCCAATGGGGGTCTACATAATCTGGAAAGGTACTTCCCTGCCCTTCAATTTGGGTTGCCAAATCCTCCGACGCTCGGTCATCGCTTGGATCGCGGCACAAGTGGGTGCTTGATTTTGGCTCGCCATAAGGAAGCGGCAAGACGTTTGGGTGTATTATTTGCCGAAAACCGCATTAAAAAGTCATACTGGGCTGTTGTTTCTGGTAGATTTTCTGAAGACGAGGGGCGTATTGATTTGCCATTGAGCAAACAATCAAGCAGTCGTAAGCATTGGTGGATGAAGGTTGACCAGGAGAATGGCGTCTCCGCCATAACAGATTACCGGGTATTGGGGCGAGGAGATGGACTCACTTGGCTGGAACTAACCCCTCAAACGGGGCGGACCCACCAGCTTCGGGTCCATTGTGCGGCCCTTGGGCACCCCATCCTTGGAGATTATATTTATGGACCTGATCAAGAGGGAATCCCAAAGGATGGACTACACCTCCATGCACGCTCTCTGGAAATTCCTCTCTATCCAAAAAAGGCTCCTATTCCCGTGGCGGCCATGCCTCCTCTTCAAATGCAAGAGGCCCTCGCTGCTTGCGGGTATGCAAGCGAAGCATAA
- a CDS encoding BolA family transcriptional regulator produces the protein METIIQNKLSEALKPLFLEVVDESHKHAGHAAARPGGKSHFKVTIVSEAFTPLSLIARHRLVHTILEDELKGQIHALSLVLRSPEDVP, from the coding sequence ATGGAAACGATCATTCAAAATAAATTGTCTGAAGCTTTAAAGCCTCTTTTTTTAGAGGTTGTAGATGAATCTCATAAACATGCAGGTCATGCAGCGGCTCGACCTGGGGGAAAGAGTCATTTTAAGGTCACGATCGTCTCAGAGGCTTTTACCCCCCTCAGCCTCATTGCCCGCCATCGCCTCGTTCATACAATTTTAGAAGACGAGCTTAAAGGGCAGATTCATGCCCTTTCATTAGTCCTCCGATCCCCAGAAGACGTACCATGA
- a CDS encoding RlmE family RNA methyltransferase, which yields MLKDRVKRTESSRMWLLRQLNDPYVEKARDLGYRSRAAFKLIEIDAKFRFLKPGITVVDLGAAPGGWTQVAVEKLKIGTQKGATTGSQIIAVDLTEMSPLNGVTILTADFTEDTTVESILESLAAKANGGVDVLLSDMAAPASGMTDVDHIRIMNLVESAYEFACLVLKPGGTFVAKVLQGGTEATLLARLKKSFAKVSHFKPPASRKDSAEVYVVAQGFRKVP from the coding sequence ATGCTCAAGGACCGCGTTAAGCGAACTGAATCTTCCCGCATGTGGCTTCTGCGACAATTGAATGATCCTTACGTTGAAAAAGCGCGTGATTTGGGATATCGATCCCGAGCCGCCTTCAAACTGATCGAAATCGATGCAAAATTCCGTTTCTTAAAACCGGGTATTACTGTCGTTGACTTAGGAGCCGCCCCAGGAGGGTGGACACAAGTAGCCGTAGAAAAGCTTAAAATCGGCACACAAAAAGGGGCAACAACAGGCAGCCAGATTATTGCCGTGGATCTGACCGAGATGTCTCCTTTGAACGGCGTTACCATCCTAACAGCTGATTTTACAGAAGATACAACAGTGGAGAGCATTCTGGAAAGTCTTGCAGCAAAGGCCAATGGTGGCGTTGACGTTCTCTTGAGTGATATGGCCGCTCCTGCCAGTGGAATGACAGACGTTGACCATATTCGCATCATGAATTTAGTTGAATCTGCTTACGAATTTGCCTGCCTTGTCTTAAAACCCGGCGGCACATTTGTTGCCAAGGTTCTCCAAGGAGGCACCGAAGCCACCCTTCTCGCCCGTTTAAAAAAATCCTTCGCCAAAGTCAGCCACTTCAAACCCCCTGCAAGCCGAAAAGATTCTGCTGAAGTTTATGTGGTGGCTCAAGGGTTCCGGAAGGTTCCTTAA